The Paenibacillus sp. FSL R7-0204 genome includes a region encoding these proteins:
- a CDS encoding transposase, with the protein MAKKGQVFQSYTEAFKKEAIQAYFTGGESYKVVSDRLGIVNCTQLKVWVKKYRNGEPLDTQKGATSPLKGRPRSTFASIEEERDYLKAQVDYLKKRYPNL; encoded by the coding sequence ATGGCCAAAAAGGGACAAGTGTTTCAATCGTACACGGAGGCATTCAAGAAAGAGGCTATTCAAGCCTATTTTACAGGAGGTGAGAGCTATAAGGTCGTCTCCGACAGGTTGGGGATTGTGAACTGTACCCAGCTTAAAGTATGGGTAAAGAAATATCGGAATGGGGAGCCACTCGATACACAAAAAGGGGCAACAAGCCCTTTAAAAGGACGTCCACGTTCTACATTTGCCAGTATAGAAGAAGAACGAGATTACTTAAAGGCACAGGTGGACTACTTAAAAAAGCGGTATCCAAATCTGTAA
- a CDS encoding phosphate ABC transporter substrate-binding protein PstS family protein, with the protein MQFKKSWIMALTLTSVLALSACGNNGGNKATTNNGGNTPAATNTESSSGAKLSGSVLASGSTALQPLVEQVAEEFMKTNSGVDIQVQGGGSGTGLTQVSEKQVDIGNSDVFAEEKLKDAAKAAELKDHQVAVVAIAAVSNPKAGVDSLTKQQLVDIFTGKITNWKDVGGADQAIQIINRPASSGTRATFESFALGTKTEDIKGSIQEDSSGTVKKMIGETPGAIGYLALSYLDDTVKTLNYDGVEPSVDNVVAGKYPVWAYEHMYTNGEPNETVKAFLDYFLTDEVQTGDVVELGYIPASKMQVSRDVAGTVTPK; encoded by the coding sequence ATGCAATTCAAAAAATCGTGGATCATGGCTTTAACTCTTACAAGCGTACTGGCACTTTCAGCATGCGGCAACAACGGGGGAAATAAGGCAACAACCAATAACGGAGGGAATACACCGGCTGCTACAAACACAGAATCCAGCAGCGGTGCGAAGCTAAGCGGTTCAGTCTTGGCGTCAGGCTCCACAGCACTTCAGCCGCTCGTAGAGCAGGTAGCAGAGGAATTCATGAAAACGAACAGCGGCGTGGACATTCAGGTTCAAGGCGGCGGTAGCGGAACAGGCTTGACTCAGGTCTCTGAGAAGCAAGTCGATATCGGGAACTCGGACGTATTCGCCGAAGAGAAGCTGAAGGATGCAGCGAAGGCGGCTGAGCTTAAGGATCATCAGGTGGCAGTTGTAGCAATTGCGGCAGTGAGCAACCCGAAGGCAGGCGTAGACAGCTTGACCAAGCAGCAGCTGGTAGATATTTTCACAGGTAAAATCACGAACTGGAAAGATGTCGGCGGCGCAGACCAGGCCATCCAGATCATCAACCGTCCGGCAAGCTCAGGTACCCGTGCTACCTTCGAAAGCTTCGCCCTTGGCACCAAAACAGAGGACATCAAAGGCTCGATTCAAGAGGATTCCTCCGGTACAGTTAAGAAAATGATCGGCGAAACACCGGGAGCGATCGGTTATCTGGCTCTGTCCTACCTCGATGATACTGTAAAAACCTTGAACTACGACGGCGTTGAGCCTTCTGTAGACAACGTAGTGGCCGGTAAATATCCGGTATGGGCTTACGAGCACATGTACACTAACGGTGAACCTAATGAGACTGTAAAAGCGTTCCTGGATTACTTCCTGACGGATGAAGTACAGACTGGCGACGTGGTCGAGCTTGGCTACATTCCAGCTTCCAAAATGCAGGTATCGCGTGATGTGGCAGGTACTGTAACACCTAAATAA
- a CDS encoding helix-turn-helix transcriptional regulator, with amino-acid sequence MSRNQIKKDVSTSTRRAIINLLKERGGLDVMTLSSQFSLSGMAIRQHLNALKEEGLVTNVEEARPMGRPTKLWILTPAANRFFPTGYSDLSISLIQSMKEAFGNEGLDKLLDVRNKKMQAQYLQHLGTASDVREKLEKLAEIRTNEGYMAEVKEQEDGSLLFIEKHCPICEAAAVCTGLCKNELHLFKTVLGEDVHIERGEYILKGGRNCIYTVRPNQP; translated from the coding sequence ATGAGCCGGAATCAAATTAAAAAGGATGTCTCCACCAGTACCCGAAGAGCGATCATTAATCTGTTAAAAGAGCGTGGGGGCTTGGATGTTATGACCCTTTCCTCTCAATTTTCACTGTCTGGAATGGCTATTCGCCAACATTTGAATGCACTGAAGGAAGAAGGATTAGTTACGAATGTGGAAGAAGCGCGTCCCATGGGACGGCCCACTAAGTTATGGATATTGACACCCGCGGCTAACCGATTTTTCCCAACCGGATATTCGGACTTATCCATCAGTCTTATTCAGTCGATGAAAGAAGCTTTTGGTAACGAAGGTCTGGACAAGCTGCTGGATGTTCGAAATAAAAAGATGCAGGCACAATATCTCCAGCATCTTGGCACGGCCTCGGATGTTAGAGAGAAATTGGAGAAACTGGCCGAGATTCGAACGAATGAAGGTTATATGGCCGAGGTTAAGGAGCAGGAGGATGGCAGTCTCTTATTCATCGAGAAACATTGCCCGATCTGTGAAGCGGCGGCTGTATGTACCGGGTTATGCAAGAATGAACTGCATTTATTTAAAACCGTTCTAGGGGAGGATGTTCATATTGAACGGGGGGAGTACATTTTAAAAGGAGGAAGAAACTGCATTTACACCGTTAGGCCAAATCAGCCGTAA
- the pstC gene encoding phosphate ABC transporter permease subunit PstC, translated as MSFCVLLLIVIIISMVYFVASKGVANFVNGEVKVSEFLFGTKWSPEADTPSYGAFPFISGSFLVTLLAALIASPLSICAALFMTEIVPGWGKKLLQPVIELLSGIPSVVYGFVGLSVIVPFLRDTLPGQGIGVAAGALVLSVMILPTITSVAADALASLPQNLKESSFALGATRWQTISRVILPTTFPAIMTGVVLGMARAFGEALAVQMVIGNAPFVPHSLFESASTLTSVITLGMGNTTMGSPQNNALWSMALVLMLMTFVFVLLVRMLERRNKI; from the coding sequence ATGTCCTTTTGCGTGCTGCTGCTCATTGTCATCATTATATCCATGGTTTATTTCGTAGCCTCCAAAGGCGTGGCCAACTTCGTTAACGGTGAGGTCAAGGTCTCAGAATTCCTGTTCGGCACGAAATGGTCGCCAGAGGCAGACACACCTTCCTATGGAGCCTTCCCGTTCATCTCGGGTTCCTTCCTGGTTACCCTGCTGGCTGCGCTTATCGCAAGTCCGCTCAGCATCTGCGCGGCGCTCTTCATGACAGAGATTGTGCCGGGCTGGGGTAAAAAGCTGCTGCAGCCGGTCATCGAGCTGCTGTCAGGCATTCCATCGGTTGTCTACGGCTTCGTAGGCTTAAGCGTCATTGTTCCATTTCTGCGGGATACGCTGCCCGGACAGGGCATCGGGGTGGCTGCAGGCGCGCTAGTGCTGTCGGTCATGATTCTGCCGACGATTACCAGCGTGGCTGCAGACGCGCTTGCATCATTGCCGCAAAACTTGAAAGAATCATCCTTTGCGCTCGGTGCCACACGCTGGCAGACGATCTCCCGGGTTATTCTCCCGACGACCTTCCCGGCGATTATGACGGGTGTAGTCCTTGGTATGGCCCGCGCCTTCGGCGAGGCTCTTGCCGTGCAGATGGTTATCGGTAACGCGCCGTTCGTGCCTCACTCCCTGTTCGAATCGGCATCCACACTTACCAGTGTTATCACGCTGGGCATGGGGAATACAACGATGGGTTCACCGCAGAACAATGCGCTGTGGAGTATGGCGCTGGTGCTGATGCTGATGACCTTTGTATTCGTCCTGCTGGTGAGAATGCTCGAAAGGAGAAATAAAATTTGA
- the pstB gene encoding phosphate ABC transporter ATP-binding protein PstB: MGIAEPVVRESFQTEDLSIYYGTYEAVKGISLPFAQNTVTALIGPSGCGKSTFLRSLNRMNDDISGSTTKGSIWIDGVDINATGTDVIKLRQKIGMVWQKPNPFYKSIYDNIAFGPKYHGIKGKQALDEIVESSLRRAALWDEVKDRLKDSALALSGGQQQRLCIARALSVNPQILLLDEPASALDPVSTGKVEELIKELKEELRIVIVTHNMQQAARISDYTAYFYLGSLVEYDKTEKVFTNPENQMTQEYIMGRFG; encoded by the coding sequence ATGGGAATAGCGGAACCAGTGGTGCGCGAATCATTTCAAACGGAGGATCTGAGTATTTATTATGGGACGTATGAGGCGGTGAAGGGGATTAGCCTTCCTTTTGCACAGAATACGGTTACCGCATTGATCGGCCCGTCGGGCTGCGGGAAATCAACCTTTCTTCGTTCACTGAACCGGATGAATGACGATATCTCCGGCTCTACAACCAAAGGCAGCATCTGGATTGATGGTGTGGATATCAATGCTACAGGCACGGATGTAATCAAGCTGCGGCAAAAGATCGGCATGGTTTGGCAGAAGCCCAATCCGTTCTATAAATCGATCTACGACAATATCGCCTTCGGCCCGAAATATCATGGCATCAAGGGTAAGCAGGCGCTGGATGAAATCGTGGAAAGCAGCCTGCGCCGCGCCGCCCTGTGGGACGAGGTCAAAGACCGCTTGAAGGATTCCGCTCTGGCGCTGTCCGGTGGACAGCAGCAGCGTCTGTGTATCGCCCGGGCGCTGTCGGTCAACCCGCAGATCCTGCTGCTCGATGAGCCGGCTTCGGCTCTTGACCCGGTATCAACCGGCAAGGTGGAGGAGCTGATCAAGGAGCTGAAGGAAGAGCTGCGCATCGTGATCGTCACCCATAACATGCAGCAGGCCGCGCGGATCTCGGACTACACCGCCTACTTCTATCTCGGCTCCCTGGTGGAATACGACAAGACCGAGAAGGTCTTCACGAACCCCGAGAACCAGATGACGCAGGAGTACATTATGGGCCGGTTTGGCTGA
- a CDS encoding HesB/IscA family protein, with product MNIEVSEIAAEKIAEIILTADTRHSFLRVGVEEGGCSGLSYTLVLDEQQTEEDVVFNKDKFRLLVHTKSIPYIDGLEIDYEQSGMIGGFTMNNPNAKASCGCGASFRMANYRGEVKKCD from the coding sequence ATGAACATTGAGGTCAGTGAGATCGCAGCAGAGAAAATCGCCGAAATCATATTAACCGCTGATACAAGGCACTCTTTTCTTAGAGTAGGTGTTGAAGAAGGGGGATGCAGCGGATTGTCTTATACCCTTGTATTGGATGAGCAGCAAACAGAGGAGGATGTGGTGTTCAATAAAGATAAATTCCGTCTATTAGTTCACACGAAGAGTATTCCATATATCGATGGTCTTGAAATTGACTATGAACAAAGCGGAATGATAGGCGGATTCACCATGAATAACCCTAATGCCAAAGCATCATGTGGATGCGGGGCCAGTTTTCGGATGGCTAACTATCGGGGAGAAGTTAAAAAATGTGATTAA
- the pstA gene encoding phosphate ABC transporter permease PstA has translation MKPRTANKIATVVIVTFALLIVAILVSLLGYILIRGMSHISWDFLTSAPQKIRAGGGVGPQLFNSLFLLVLTLIITVPLGLGAGIFMAEYARPGKLTNFIRLVVEVLSSFPSIIVGLFGLLLIVNTFNLGFSLISGALALTFFNLPLMVRITEQAFRTVPKQQKEAGFALGLSKWKIVTSVLLPVALPTIITGTILSAGRVFGEAAALMFTAGMSSPRLDFSNWNPLSPSSPLNPFRPAETLAVHIWKVNSEGLAPDALQIAAGASAVLVLTVLIFNLAARYFGRFIYRKLTASKRMS, from the coding sequence TTGAAGCCGAGAACTGCGAATAAAATAGCCACAGTCGTTATCGTAACCTTTGCATTGCTGATCGTAGCCATCCTGGTTAGCTTACTCGGATATATCCTGATCCGCGGCATGAGTCATATTAGCTGGGACTTCCTGACCTCGGCGCCGCAAAAGATCCGCGCAGGCGGAGGCGTCGGGCCGCAGCTGTTCAACTCCCTGTTCCTGCTGGTGCTGACCTTGATCATCACCGTACCGCTGGGGCTGGGTGCCGGAATCTTCATGGCGGAGTATGCCCGTCCCGGCAAGCTGACCAACTTCATCCGTCTGGTCGTGGAGGTATTGTCTTCCTTCCCGTCGATTATCGTGGGTCTGTTCGGTCTCCTGCTGATCGTCAACACCTTTAATCTCGGGTTCTCCCTGATCTCGGGGGCGCTCGCGTTAACCTTCTTCAACCTTCCGCTGATGGTGCGTATTACGGAGCAAGCCTTCCGCACGGTGCCCAAGCAGCAGAAGGAGGCAGGCTTCGCGCTCGGATTATCCAAGTGGAAAATCGTTACCTCGGTCTTGCTCCCGGTAGCGTTGCCGACGATCATCACCGGCACGATCCTGTCGGCTGGTCGTGTGTTCGGCGAAGCGGCTGCGCTAATGTTCACCGCAGGGATGAGCAGCCCGCGCCTGGACTTCAGCAACTGGAATCCGCTGAGCCCTTCCTCACCGCTTAACCCGTTCCGTCCGGCAGAGACGCTGGCGGTGCATATCTGGAAGGTCAACAGTGAGGGCCTGGCCCCGGATGCACTTCAGATTGCAGCGGGCGCTTCAGCCGTCCTGGTGCTGACCGTATTAATCTTCAATCTGGCTGCCCGTTATTTCGGCAGATTCATCTACCGCAAGCTTACTGCATCCAAGAGAATGAGCTAG
- a CDS encoding MFS transporter yields the protein MSSNHQSIFSPRYFALSIGIILSVMAVGFEGLSVTTIAPSIAGDLNGLSLFGWIFSTYLLAQIIGTLVVGRIIDKRGPAAPFTYALLLFIAGLVAAATAGDMYIMIGSRALQGLGAGAMMTCVYTAISLSYPDELRAKILGAFGTAYVLPSMLGPYVAGLIADQWSWRFVFWGILPVLVVSAVLSLPAFRKLKVQQTGGASASSTWMALLLTMGTGLFLVGLSMLPGMMGFVFALIGLVGMILPLRQLLPKGTLTLRRGMPAILATRGLFFAAYASTQNFLVLALIDVKGITPSQAGLIVASAALSWCIISYLQGRWDAADQGRGRHMRIILGVFLLAVGIAIVFWIPVVSVAVAVMGQITAGVGIGLAHPVSGVVAFSQAGEGGAGQTSANLQFADSFTPGVVIGIGGSILVVCQAAGMSLQSGLIVAMGFHLLLIVISLTASTRISPQSIRKAAPKKEGVNIIVH from the coding sequence ATGTCGTCTAATCATCAAAGTATTTTCAGCCCGCGTTATTTTGCACTATCCATAGGGATTATCCTGTCCGTGATGGCCGTTGGATTCGAAGGTCTATCCGTAACCACCATTGCTCCTTCGATTGCTGGAGACTTGAACGGTCTTAGCCTGTTCGGGTGGATATTCAGTACATATCTGCTTGCGCAGATTATCGGGACGCTGGTCGTCGGTCGAATCATAGATAAAAGAGGCCCTGCTGCACCATTCACTTATGCGCTTCTGTTGTTCATCGCAGGACTGGTCGCTGCGGCAACAGCAGGCGATATGTATATCATGATTGGATCACGGGCCCTGCAAGGCTTGGGTGCCGGAGCCATGATGACTTGTGTGTATACAGCTATTTCCTTAAGTTACCCGGATGAGTTACGTGCCAAAATACTTGGAGCCTTTGGTACAGCCTATGTTCTTCCGTCCATGCTGGGTCCATATGTGGCAGGTCTTATAGCAGATCAGTGGTCGTGGCGGTTTGTTTTCTGGGGGATCTTACCTGTGCTGGTCGTTTCAGCAGTGCTTAGTTTACCGGCTTTCAGGAAATTGAAAGTGCAGCAGACGGGAGGGGCTAGCGCTTCATCCACTTGGATGGCGTTACTGTTAACGATGGGTACTGGTCTTTTCCTGGTTGGTCTTAGTATGCTTCCGGGTATGATGGGATTTGTCTTCGCCCTGATTGGCCTCGTAGGTATGATATTACCGCTCCGTCAATTGCTGCCGAAGGGAACGCTTACGCTCCGGAGAGGCATGCCAGCGATTCTGGCAACACGCGGGCTGTTCTTCGCCGCCTATGCCAGCACACAGAATTTCTTGGTATTGGCTCTAATTGATGTGAAAGGAATAACCCCTTCTCAGGCGGGTTTAATCGTAGCGAGTGCAGCATTAAGCTGGTGTATCATTTCATATCTGCAAGGACGTTGGGATGCGGCAGATCAGGGCCGTGGACGTCATATGAGAATCATTCTGGGGGTATTTCTGCTTGCCGTAGGGATTGCCATCGTCTTTTGGATACCGGTTGTTTCTGTTGCCGTTGCAGTTATGGGTCAGATTACCGCCGGGGTCGGTATTGGATTGGCGCATCCGGTTAGCGGTGTTGTAGCCTTTTCCCAAGCCGGGGAAGGCGGCGCGGGCCAAACCTCGGCAAATCTGCAATTTGCTGATTCTTTTACACCCGGTGTAGTTATCGGGATTGGGGGTTCTATCCTTGTCGTGTGTCAGGCTGCTGGAATGTCACTGCAATCCGGCTTAATTGTAGCGATGGGCTTCCATCTCTTGTTGATCGTCATAAGTCTGACTGCCAGTACCCGGATCTCACCGCAATCCATCAGGAAAGCTGCTCCTAAGAAAGAGGGTGTAAATATCATTGTCCACTGA
- a CDS encoding MBL fold metallo-hydrolase, with the protein MRVTREGSLHQLTWLPRIFPVNCYLIEEEEELTLIDAGMSYSLQGILNQSAKLGKPLTRIILTHGHMDHVGALDALKKQLPEAKVYISERDAALLAGDRSLRAGELQTPIKGSVPAKIVTRPDILLHDGDRIGSLTAYSTPGHTPGSMSFQDRRSGALIAGDAFQTFRATAVSGKKVAWFPFPAMATWSSEQALVSAYRLIDLTPTVLAIGHGDLLIAPVEAMKRAAAEAEGQLKGGERVHG; encoded by the coding sequence ATGAGAGTGACAAGAGAAGGCAGTTTGCATCAGCTTACGTGGCTGCCGCGTATTTTTCCAGTGAATTGCTATTTGATCGAAGAAGAAGAGGAGCTTACACTTATAGACGCGGGAATGTCTTACAGTCTGCAGGGCATTCTGAATCAGTCCGCCAAGCTCGGTAAGCCGCTGACCCGCATCATCCTGACCCATGGCCACATGGATCATGTCGGGGCGCTTGATGCCTTGAAGAAGCAGCTGCCGGAGGCTAAGGTCTATATCTCGGAGCGGGATGCTGCATTGTTGGCCGGTGACCGCTCGTTAAGAGCCGGTGAGCTGCAGACTCCTATTAAGGGCAGTGTACCCGCCAAAATAGTAACCCGCCCCGACATTCTGCTGCATGACGGCGATCGCATCGGTTCGCTGACAGCGTACAGCACTCCCGGACATACGCCGGGATCGATGTCTTTTCAGGACCGGCGCAGTGGAGCGCTGATCGCTGGTGATGCGTTCCAGACCTTCCGGGCCACGGCGGTGTCCGGCAAGAAGGTGGCCTGGTTTCCTTTTCCGGCTATGGCGACTTGGAGCTCTGAACAGGCCTTGGTCAGTGCTTACAGGCTGATTGATCTTACCCCAACTGTACTGGCGATAGGACACGGTGATCTGCTTATAGCTCCGGTAGAGGCGATGAAGCGGGCGGCTGCGGAGGCTGAAGGACAGTTAAAGGGAGGAGAGAGGGTACATGGCTAG
- a CDS encoding TetR/AcrR family transcriptional regulator — MARAGLDTHTLVLAAAELADEYGMEEVTLAALAAKLGVRSPSLYNHINGLAGLRTLMAVYGLEQLYEVISEATEGLSGEAAVHAMSQAYIGFTRAHPGLYQTTLKAPEQGDTALEAASAKILSLLLQMISTFGLDEEGNLHAVRGLRSILHGLSTLEHQGGFGMPLDLNVTLTRLINTYIAGIRCMGADEARLK, encoded by the coding sequence ATGGCTAGAGCAGGCCTGGATACGCACACGCTGGTGCTGGCTGCCGCAGAGCTGGCAGATGAATATGGCATGGAAGAAGTGACGCTGGCTGCACTTGCCGCGAAGCTGGGTGTCCGTTCCCCGTCACTCTATAATCACATCAACGGGCTTGCGGGGCTGCGTACACTGATGGCGGTATATGGTCTGGAGCAGCTATATGAGGTCATATCGGAGGCAACGGAGGGGCTCAGCGGAGAAGCTGCGGTACATGCGATGAGTCAGGCTTACATCGGATTCACCAGAGCGCACCCGGGGCTGTACCAGACGACGTTAAAAGCACCCGAACAGGGGGACACCGCTCTGGAGGCGGCGAGTGCAAAGATCCTGTCGCTCCTCCTCCAAATGATATCCACGTTCGGCTTGGATGAAGAAGGCAATCTGCATGCTGTCCGTGGACTACGGAGTATCCTGCATGGATTGTCTACCCTGGAGCATCAAGGCGGATTTGGAATGCCGCTTGACCTGAATGTTACTCTCACCCGGCTGATTAATACCTATATTGCGGGAATCCGCTGTATGGGAGCGGACGAAGCACGCCTGAAATAA
- a CDS encoding LysR family transcriptional regulator, translated as MNLVKLQILVLIEKYKKVTDVAAEMNLKQPTVSFHMKSLESELGASLFQYRSGRVLLTDAGRALYQYAVRIVSLSAEAERTVKQFTSLASGNLELTASDIPASYLVPKLLSQFTQHYDGIDVYLSVLPDDAIRERLRSREIQLAVLHSTEGQDDTFHTQVIAEEETVLVFSPEHPFAGEQELTAQAVAREPWVQHEAASFLRGISDQWAQLNNVRVWNHAVLGSPEAVKGMLYTGRMVGVFSRSGIETEVSAGRLAYAKLPGILPADGSFVLAWRKDYTLSPLQQAFAGMASGSAQINGIPEAPV; from the coding sequence ATGAACCTTGTAAAGCTGCAAATCTTAGTTCTCATCGAAAAATATAAAAAAGTTACGGATGTAGCCGCCGAGATGAACCTTAAGCAGCCTACCGTCTCCTTCCATATGAAAAGTCTGGAGAGTGAGCTTGGCGCTTCCCTCTTCCAGTACCGGAGCGGACGGGTCCTGCTGACGGATGCCGGACGCGCCTTGTATCAATATGCGGTCCGCATTGTCTCGCTAAGCGCAGAGGCCGAGCGGACGGTCAAACAGTTCACCTCGCTCGCCTCGGGGAATCTGGAGCTTACCGCCAGCGATATCCCTGCCAGTTATCTTGTGCCCAAACTGCTGTCTCAATTCACACAGCATTATGACGGGATCGATGTCTATTTGTCCGTGCTGCCGGATGACGCCATCCGGGAACGTCTGCGCAGCCGGGAGATCCAGCTCGCCGTGCTGCACAGTACTGAGGGCCAAGACGATACCTTCCATACGCAAGTGATTGCTGAAGAGGAGACGGTGCTGGTCTTTTCGCCGGAGCATCCCTTTGCGGGGGAGCAGGAGCTGACCGCCCAAGCCGTAGCACGCGAGCCTTGGGTCCAGCATGAAGCCGCCTCCTTCCTGCGCGGAATCTCCGACCAGTGGGCACAGCTTAATAATGTAAGGGTATGGAACCATGCGGTGCTGGGCTCGCCGGAGGCAGTCAAGGGGATGCTCTACACAGGGCGTATGGTGGGCGTGTTCTCCCGCTCCGGAATTGAGACTGAAGTATCGGCAGGCCGTCTGGCCTACGCGAAGCTGCCGGGAATCCTTCCGGCTGACGGGTCTTTTGTGCTGGCTTGGCGCAAGGACTATACGCTGTCTCCGCTCCAGCAGGCTTTTGCCGGGATGGCGTCAGGTTCTGCACAAATAAACGGTATCCCCGAAGCGCCTGTGTAA
- a CDS encoding winged helix-turn-helix transcriptional regulator — protein MSTEDKEKLLIAYDIIGSKWTIHILFTLSYGPKKFSEMTRSIPSITQRILSQRLKELQHHNLVKRTSPQRPTRTMYELTPKGVALATFIPCLMDWGTQN, from the coding sequence TTGTCCACTGAGGATAAGGAGAAACTTCTTATTGCCTATGACATCATCGGGTCTAAATGGACGATCCATATCTTATTCACTCTTTCTTACGGTCCGAAGAAGTTTAGCGAAATGACCCGGAGTATTCCTTCCATTACGCAAAGAATCCTGTCCCAGCGTTTAAAGGAGCTTCAACATCATAATCTGGTCAAGAGAACCAGTCCCCAGCGTCCTACACGAACCATGTATGAACTTACACCAAAAGGAGTAGCTCTCGCTACGTTCATACCTTGTCTAATGGACTGGGGGACCCAAAACTAA
- a CDS encoding IS3 family transposase encodes MCQYRRRTRLLKGTGGLLKKAVSKSVKGGKLGLHDKYAVIEELRDQHGITRLLAIAEVSRANYYKWRGAEVRRMDAHEQEHAIKEHMVAIHLVHPYFGYPRMQAALREAGYLVNHKKVWRLMKELSIQSVIRKKRSRAGSTPSVVYPNRLKRKFHATAPQQKLVTDITYISDGTRFYYLSAIQDLFNNEIVAWQISERNDVNLVLDTVEQWTRKRDVSEAVLHSDQGFQYTSQAYNTRLEAFSVKGSHSRKATCLDNACIESFFSHLKTEKLYLHQCKSEAEIHQAVEEYIYFYNYQRFQAKLKQRAPIEYRHALAA; translated from the coding sequence ATTTGCCAGTATAGAAGAAGAACGAGATTACTTAAAGGCACAGGTGGACTACTTAAAAAAGCGGTATCCAAATCTGTAAAGGGAGGGAAGCTTGGACTGCACGACAAATACGCCGTAATTGAAGAACTACGTGACCAACATGGCATCACCCGCCTATTAGCCATTGCAGAGGTATCGCGGGCAAATTACTACAAGTGGCGAGGTGCAGAGGTTCGACGAATGGATGCCCATGAGCAAGAGCACGCCATTAAAGAGCATATGGTGGCTATTCACCTGGTTCATCCCTATTTCGGGTACCCTCGAATGCAGGCAGCCCTGCGGGAGGCAGGCTACCTCGTCAACCACAAGAAGGTATGGCGGCTCATGAAAGAGCTATCGATCCAGTCTGTCATTCGCAAGAAAAGGAGTCGTGCGGGCTCTACTCCTTCCGTGGTCTACCCGAACCGATTAAAGCGTAAGTTTCATGCGACAGCACCTCAGCAGAAGCTAGTAACGGACATCACATATATCTCAGACGGCACCCGTTTTTATTATCTGTCTGCGATTCAGGACCTCTTTAACAATGAGATTGTAGCTTGGCAGATCTCGGAGCGAAACGACGTAAACCTCGTCTTAGATACCGTTGAACAGTGGACACGGAAAAGAGACGTGTCTGAGGCCGTGCTCCATTCGGACCAAGGCTTTCAGTACACGTCTCAGGCGTACAACACACGATTAGAGGCATTCAGCGTCAAGGGCAGCCACTCTCGCAAAGCAACCTGCCTGGATAACGCCTGCATCGAATCCTTCTTTTCGCATCTGAAGACAGAAAAGTTGTACCTTCACCAGTGTAAGTCAGAAGCAGAGATTCATCAAGCCGTTGAGGAGTATATCTACTTTTACAATTACCAACGTTTTCAGGCGAAACTGAAACAGCGCGCGCCGATTGAGTATCGACACGCGCTGGCTGCTTAG